A genomic region of Pristiophorus japonicus isolate sPriJap1 chromosome 20, sPriJap1.hap1, whole genome shotgun sequence contains the following coding sequences:
- the LOC139232598 gene encoding zinc finger protein 436-like isoform X2 — protein MEKPWECGDCGKVFRKPSELEIHRRSHTGERPFTCSECGKGFTGSSVLLKHQRVHTGERPFSCSECEKQFTGSSNLLTHQRVHTGERPFICSECGKQFTGSSNLLTHQRIHTGERPFTCSECGKRFTRTSHLQAHQRVHTGERPFTCSECGKRFTQSSHLLRHQQVHTGERPFTCSECGKGFTWSSDLLIHQQVHTGERPLTCSECGKGFTWSSDLLIHQRVHTGERPFTCSECGKRFTQSCHLLIHQRVHTGERPFSCSECGKGFTRSSDLLKHQRVHTGEKPFTCSECGKGFTQSSNLLTHLRVHK, from the coding sequence atggagaaaccgtgggaatgtggtgactgtgggaaggtattcagaaaaccgtctgagctggaaattcatcgacgcagccacactggggagaggccattcacctgctctgaatgtgggaagggattcactgggtcatctgtcctgctgaaacatcagcgagttcacacaggggagaggccgttctcttgctctgagtgtgagaagcaattcactgggtcatccaacctgctgacacaccagcgagttcacactggggagaggccgttcatctgctctgagtgtgggaaacaattcactgggtcatccaacctgctgacacaccagcgaattcacacaggggagagaccgttcacctgctctgagtgtgggaagcgattcactcggacaTCCCACCTgcaggcacaccagcgagttcacactggggagaggccattcacctgctctgaatgtgggaagcgattcactcagtcatcccacctgctgagacaccagcaagttcacactggggagaggccgttcacctgctcagagtgtgggaagggattcacttggtcatccgacctgctgatacaccagcaagttcacactggggagaggccgttgacctgctcagagtgtgggaagggattcacttggtcatccgacctgctgatacaccagcgagttcacactggggagaggccgttcacctgctctgagtgtgggaagagattcactcagtcatgccatctgctgatacaccagcgagttcacactggggagagaccgttctcctgctctgagtgtgggaagggattcactcggtcatctgacctgctgaaacaccagcgagttcacactggggaaaaaccgttcacctgctctgagtgtgggaagggattcactcagtcatccaacctgctgacacacctgcgagttcacaagtga
- the LOC139232598 gene encoding uncharacterized protein isoform X1 — MGTHMGPSYACLFVGYVEHCSSPTRVPSLMDGYEVIGITETWLQGDQGWELNIQGYSTFRKDGQRGKGGGVALLVKEEINAIVRKDIGLDDVESVWVELRNAKGQKTLVGVVYRPSNSSSEIGDSIKQEIRDVCNKGTAIIMGDFNLHIDWANQTGNNAVEEDFLECIRDGFLDQYVEEPTRELAILDWVMCNEKGLIRNLVVRDPLGKNDHNMVEFFIKMESDTVNSETRVLNLRKGNFDGMRRELASIDWQMLLKGLTIDRQWQTFIDHMDELQQLYIPVRSKNKTGKMAQPWLTNEIKDSVRSKEETYKLSRKSSKPEDWEKFRIQQRRTKGLIKRGKIEYERKLAGNIKTDCKSFYRYVKRKRLVKTNVGPLQSDSGELITGNKEMADQLNKYFGSVFTKEDTNDLPDVLGDRGSSEKEELMDILIRQEIVLGKLMGLKADKSPGPDCLHPRILKEVAREIVDALVIIFQQSYRLWISFYGLEGS, encoded by the coding sequence atgggaacccacatgggtcctagctatgcctgcctttttgtgggatatgtggaacattgttctagtcctactcgggtcccctccctcatggATGGATATgaggtaattggcatcacagagacatggctccagggtgaccaaggctgggaactcaacatccaggggtattcaacatttagaaaggatggacagagaggaaaaggaggcggggtggcgttgctggttaaagaggaaattaatgcaatagtaaggaaagatattggcttggatgatgtggaatcggtatgggtggagctgcggaatgccaaagggcagaaaacgctggtgggagttgtgtacaggccatcaaacagtagtagtgagattggggacagcatcaaacaagaaattagggatgtgtgcaataaaggtacagcaattatcatgggcgactttaatttacatattgattgggctaaccaaactggcaacaatgcggtggaggaggatttcctggagtgtattagggatggttttcttgaccaatatgtcgaggaaccaactagagagctggccatcctagactgggtgatgtgtaatgagaagggactaattaggaatcttgttgtgcgagaccccttggggaagaatgaccataatatggtagaattctttattaagatggagagtgacacagttaattcagaaactagggtcctgaacttaaggaaaggcaacttcgacggcatgaggcgcgaattggcaagtatagactggcaaatgttacttaaagggttgacgatagataggcaatggcaaacatttatagatcacatggatgaacttcaacagttgtacatccctgtcaggagtaaaaataaaacagggaagatggctcaaccgtggctaacaaacgaaattaaggatagtgttagatccaaggaagagacatataaattgtcaagaaaaagcagcaaacctgaggactgggagaaatttagaattcagcagaggaggacaaagggtttaattaagagggggaaaatagagtacgagaggaagcttgccgggaacataaaaactgactgcaaaagcttctatagatatgtgaagagaaaaagattagtgaagacgaacgtaggtcccttgcagtcggactcgggtgaattaataacggggaacaaagaaatggcagaccaattgaacaaatactttggttctgtcttcacgaaggaagacacaaatgatcttccggatgtactcggggaccgggggtctagtgagaaggaggaactgatggatatccttattaggcaggaaattgtgttgggaaaattgatgggattgaaggccgataaatccccggggcctgattgtctgcatcccagaatacttaaggaggtggcccgagaaatagtagatgcattggtgatcattttccaacagtcttatcgactctggatcagtttctatggactggagggtagctaa